From a region of the Arachis ipaensis cultivar K30076 chromosome B09, Araip1.1, whole genome shotgun sequence genome:
- the LOC107617901 gene encoding Golgi SNAP receptor complex member 1-1 isoform X1, giving the protein MEVTASWDSLRQQARKLQAQLDEQMSLYRKLVSANISTKSDAAESDLESWIERLLKQLQQVNSQMKAWVSSGGSEMVSHTLTRHQEILQDLTQEFYRLQSSLRAKQEHASLLDDFREFDRTRLDLEEGAGSEQQTLLKEYASISRSTGQMDTVISQAQVTLGSLVHQRSTFGGINSKLSNMSSRLPTVNNILSAIRRKKSRDTIILSLVISVCTFLILIYWLTK; this is encoded by the exons ATGGAGGTCACCGCTTCGTGGGATTCCCTCCGCCAACAG GCAAGAAAGCTCCAAGCTCAGCTGGATGAGCAAATGAGTTTGTACCGCAAATTGGTGTCAGCAAACATTTCTACGAAATCTGATGCTGCTGAGAGTGATTTGGAATCTTGGATTGAGCGGCTACTCAAACAACTCCAACAAGTAAACTCTCAGATGAAAGCCTGGGTGTCATCCGGTGGGTCAGAAATGGTTTCTCATACTCTAACTAGACACCAAGAAATTCTTCAAGATCTCACCCAG GAGTTTTATCGCCTCCAGTCTAGTCTTAGAGCTAAGCAAGAACATGCTTCACTACTAGATGATTTTAGAGAGTTCGATCGGACAAGATTAGACCTGGAAGAGGGTGCAGGTTCTGAACAGCAAACCCTCCTAAAAGAGTATGCATCTATAAGCCGAAGCACCGGACAG ATGGACACTGTTATTTCTCAAGCACAAGTAACGCTGGGTTCACTAGTCCACCAGCGTTCAACTTTTGGTGGAATCAATTCAAAGCTCAGCAATATGAGCAGTCGCCTACCCACG GTAAATAACATCCTATCAGCAATAAGGAGAAAAAAATCAAGGGATACAATAATTCTTTCGCTTGTCATATCCGTGTGCACGTTCTTGATTTTAATATACTGGCTAACCAAGTAA
- the LOC107619713 gene encoding probable receptor-like protein kinase At1g80640 → MSLLVLFLHAAFAHTSANAQPPGVKVRMVHHQNLNKRIQISLIVCSALLLGIFLLVLYVWFRRHRSLTSSSSKSQGNMEAEKGETLNPVNAKLNYSRMADKKSSVAIFDFQLLEAATNSFSNSNVMAESGSRIVYRAHLDENFHAAVKKADSDADREFENEVSWLSKIRHQNIIKLMGYCIHGESRFLVYELMENGSLETQLHGPNRGSSLTWYLRLRIAVDVARALEYLHEHSNPPVVHRDIKSSNVLLDSNFNAKLTDFGLAISSGVQHKNMKMSGTLGYVAPEYISHGKLTDKSDVYAFGVVLLELLTGKKPMENMSSDQYQSLVSWAMPQLTDRLKLPSIVDPVIRDTMDLKHLYQVAAVAVLCVQAEPSYRPLITDVLHSLIPLVHNQLKVGASLTDIELVRSE, encoded by the exons ATGAGCCTCCTTGTTCTGTTTCTTCATGCTGCTTTTGCTCACACTTCTGCAAATGCACAACCTCCAG GAGTTAAGGTTAGAATGGTGCACCACCAGAATTTGAATAAGAGGATTCAAATATCACTAATTGTTTGTTCTGCGCTTCTCCTTGGAATCTTCCTACTTGTATTGTATGTCTGGTTTCGTCGCCATAGAAGCTTAACAAGCTCCAGCAGTAAAAGCCAAGGAAACATGG AGGCTGAAAAAGGGGAAACCTTAAACCCTGTCAATGCTAAACTTAACTACTCAAGGATGGCAGATAAGAAGAGTTCAGTTGCTATTTTTGACTTTCAATTATTAGAGGCCGCAACAAACAGCTTTAGCAACAGCAATGTTATGGCAGAGAGTGGCTCTAGAATTGTTTACAGAGCTCATCTTGATGAGAATTTCCATGCAGCTGTTAAGAAAGCAGATAGTGATGCTGATAGAGAATTTGAG AATGAAGTGAGTTGGCTGAGCAAGATTCGGCATCAAAATATCATAAAACTCATGGGCTATTGTATTCATGGTGAATCAAGATTTCTTGTTTATGAATTGATGGAGAATGGATCATTGGAAACTCAATTGCATG GGCCTAATCGTGGATCATCTTTAACTTGGTATCTCCGTTTAAGAATTGCAGTTGATGTTGCCAG AGCATTAGAATATCTTCACGAACACTCCAATCCCCCCGTGGTTCATAGAGATATAAAGTCTTCCAATGTTCTTCTCGATTCTAATTTTAATGCTAAG CTCACAGATTTTGGACTTGCTATCTCTTCTGGAGTgcaacacaagaacatgaagatgtCGGGAACTTTGGGATATGTGGCACCTGAGTACATATCACATG GTAAACTAACTGATAAGAGCGATGTGTATGCTTTTGGGGTTGTCCTTTTAGAACTTCTGACTGGAAAAAAACCGATGGAAAACATGTCATCAGACCAATATCAATCCCTCGTTTCGTGG GCCATGCCTCAGCTAACCGACAGATTGAAGCTTCCAAGTATTGTGGATCCTGTTATCAGAGACACAATGGATTTGAAACATTTATATCAG GTTGCAGCGGTAGCTGTTCTGTGCGTGCAAGCCGAACCAAGTTATAGGCCGCTAATAACAGATGTGCTACATTCCCTCATTCCTTTGGTACACAACCAACTTAAGGTTGGTGCCTCTCTCACAGATATAGAATTAGTCCGCTCAGAGTGA
- the LOC107617902 gene encoding ribonuclease 3-like protein 1 — MDSDKGILEHTPLQKGDTCDCENNASSQSPHEQGMKKRPARSNLYEICAANHWKPPVFKCYKQDGPCHQIMFTFKVTIEIEDASGNIIECYGAPHGKKKTAADHAAEGALWYLKNIGYEMKNQ; from the exons ATGGATTCTGATAAGGGCATCTTGGAACACACTCCCTTGCAAAAAGGGGATACCTGTGACTGTGAGAACAACGCGTCCTCCCAGTCTCCACATGAACAAG GTATGAAGAAAAGACCTGCGAGATCAAATTTGTACGAAATCTGTGCTGCAAACCATTGGAAGCCCCCTGTATTTAAATGTTACAAACAGGATGGTCCATGCCATCAGATAAT GTTTACCTTCAAGGTTACTATTGAGATAGAAGATGCATCCGGGAACATTATAGAGTGCTATGGTGCCCCTCATGGAAAAAAGAAAACAGCCGCAGACCATGCAGCTGAGGGAGCTTTGTGGTACCTAAAGAATATAGGTTATGAGATGAAGAACCAATAA
- the LOC107617901 gene encoding Golgi SNAP receptor complex member 1-1 isoform X2: MEVTASWDSLRQQARKLQAQLDEQMSLYRKLVSANISTKSDAAESDLESWIERLLKQLQQVNSQMKAWVSSGGSEMVSHTLTRHQEILQDLTQEFYRLQSSLRAKQEHASLLDDFREFDRTRLDLEEGAGSEQQTLLKEYASISRSTGQMDTVISQAQVTLGSLVHQRSTFGGINSKLSNMSSRLPTLNRRNDLSQFKKDLSEGA, from the exons ATGGAGGTCACCGCTTCGTGGGATTCCCTCCGCCAACAG GCAAGAAAGCTCCAAGCTCAGCTGGATGAGCAAATGAGTTTGTACCGCAAATTGGTGTCAGCAAACATTTCTACGAAATCTGATGCTGCTGAGAGTGATTTGGAATCTTGGATTGAGCGGCTACTCAAACAACTCCAACAAGTAAACTCTCAGATGAAAGCCTGGGTGTCATCCGGTGGGTCAGAAATGGTTTCTCATACTCTAACTAGACACCAAGAAATTCTTCAAGATCTCACCCAG GAGTTTTATCGCCTCCAGTCTAGTCTTAGAGCTAAGCAAGAACATGCTTCACTACTAGATGATTTTAGAGAGTTCGATCGGACAAGATTAGACCTGGAAGAGGGTGCAGGTTCTGAACAGCAAACCCTCCTAAAAGAGTATGCATCTATAAGCCGAAGCACCGGACAG ATGGACACTGTTATTTCTCAAGCACAAGTAACGCTGGGTTCACTAGTCCACCAGCGTTCAACTTTTGGTGGAATCAATTCAAAGCTCAGCAATATGAGCAGTCGCCTACCCACG CTTAATAGAAGGAATGATCTATCACAATTCAAAAAGGACCTGTCTGAAGGGGCTTGA
- the LOC107614621 gene encoding deSI-like protein At4g17486 — protein sequence MFPPRTATPTGSASECTIPGWKVSSMHACIYFIISPLIIKNVYNVDVVVTVYGVEYAFGAHESSWSGIFEGEPKKCEGFKFRKRVMIGKTGMGESEVKAVMEELGGEYRGNAYNLISKNCNHFSNAASRRLTGKSIPAWVNRLAKFGMHVISSLLLVN from the coding sequence ATGTTTCCCCCACGAACGGCTACGCCTACTGGCTCGGCCTCGGAGTGTACCATTCCGGGGTGGAAGGTTTCTTCCATGCATGCATGCATCTACTTCATCATTTCTCCATTAATAATTAAGAATGTATATAACGTTGACGTTGTTGTTACAGTTTACGGCGTTGAGTATGCTTTCGGGGCTCACGAGAGTTCGTGGTCGGGGATATTCGAAGGAGAACCGAAGAAGTGCGAAGGGTTCAAGTTCAGGAAGAGGGTGATGATAGGGAAGACGGGGATGGGAGAGAGTGAGGTGAAGGCAGTGATGGAGGAGCTTGGCGGAGAGTACAGAGGGAATGCATACAATTTGATAAGCAAGAACTGCAACCATTTCTCCAACGCAGCCTCTCGCAGGCTCACCGGAAAATCTATTCCCGCTTGGGTGAATCGCCTTGCCAAATTCGGTATGCACGTAATAAGCTCTCTCTTACTTGTTAATTAG
- the LOC107618726 gene encoding uncharacterized protein LOC107618726, producing the protein MALSLTLRTRFKWNPLTLTHRFSTSSSDGGNGDSTPKSPMSSYFSDIRDKLKRTRPTTSPFANPYPPTPSPAASKVNSLDEIRKNLSEFRRRTLPPTPAAGEPSSSGQISFQEIYNRKVSEKSSESAPGIGGKISYDALRESMQKLKSNVNKQGGERMPLSAFGSSLKSGPSDSASSGSLIGGSGELPASAFWKEMNEKKGSRPPVTGFVKMYSFPELGEKLRALRAQGGGREGFSIAELNERLVKLRELEVMESRSTLIGVDIQPLQESLLVLEQASKEKEQRLDMLGHLGGRPSFMMDPPKQHLVERYFHPDNMSSAEKLKIELAKVREEFKMSESDCGSARVQVAQLTTKIKHLSAVLHKKDKHSRKGLLAMVQRRKRLLKYLRSTDWDSYCFVISKLGLRDNPDIKY; encoded by the exons ATGGCTCTCTCCCTCACACTCAGAACCAGATTCAAATGGAACCCTCTCACTCTCACCCACCGCTTCTCCACTTCCAGCTCCGACGGCGGTAACGGCGACTCAACTCCCAAGTCTCCCATGTCTTCTTATTTCAGCGACATCAGGGACAAGCTCAAGAGAACCCGCCCCACTACTTCACCCTTCGCGAACCCCTACCCGCCAACCCCTTCACCCGCCGCTTCCAAAGTCAACTCCCTCGATGAAATCCGCAAAAACCTCTCGGAGTTCCGCCGTCGCACGCTCCCCCCTACACCCGCCGCTGGCGAGCCCTCCTCGTCGGGGCAAATCTCCTTTCAGGAGATCTACAACAGAAAAGTCTCGGAAAAGTCCAGCGAATCGGCTCCCGGCATTGGGGGAAAGATCTCCTATGACGCGCTCCGCGAGAGCATGCAGAAGCTTAAATCGAATGTGAACAAGCAGGGCGGCGAACGGATGCCGTTGTCGGCATTTGGAAGCAGCTTGAAATCGGGTCCTTCTGATTCCGCCTCAAGCGGCTCTTTGATAGGCGGGAGCGGGGAGTTGCCGGCGTCGGCTTTCTGGAAGGAAATGAACGAGAAGAAGGGCTCTAGGCCCCCGGTGACGGGGTTTGTGAAGATGTACAGCTTTCCAGAGTTGGGAGAGAAATTGAGGGCGTTGAGGGCGCAAGGTGGGGGGAGAGAGGGGTTCTCTATTGCGGAGTTGAATGAAAGATTGGTGAAACTGAGGGAGCTGGAGGTGATGGAATCTCGCTCCACCCTCATTGGTGTCGACATCCAACCATTGCAAGAGAGCTTGCTTGTTCTGGAGCAAGCTAGTAAAGAAAAGG AGCAGAGGTTGGATATGCTGGGTCATTTGGGCGGGAGACCAAGCTTCATGATGGATCCTCCTAAACAGCATCTTGTTGAAAGG TACTTCCATCCAGATAATATGTCCTCAGCAGAAAAGTTGAAAATTGAGCTAGCAAAGGTTAGAGAGGAGTTTAAAATGTCAGAGTCTGATTGTGGATCTGCTCGTGTTCAAG TTGCACAACTCACAACTAAGATTAAGCATCTATCAGCAGTTCTACACAAGAAG GATAAGCATTCTCGTAAAGGTCTGCTAGCAATGGTTCAGAGGAGAAAAAGATTACTGAAATACCTTAGAAGCACCGACTGGGATTCGTATTGTTTTGTTATTTCCAAGCTAGGTCTACGTGATAATCCAGATATTAAGTACTAA
- the LOC107617900 gene encoding ATPase 9, plasma membrane-type — protein sequence MTSLEDIKKETVDLERIPVEEVFRELNCTKDGLSSEEGQKRLEVFGPNKLEEKKESKVLKFLGFMWNPLSWVMELAAIMAIALANGGNEPPDWQDFVGIVVLLIINSTISFIEENNAGNAAAALMAGLAPKTKVLRDGRWSEQDAAILVPGDIISIKLGDIVPADARLLEGDPLKIDQSALTGESLPVTRSSGDEVFSGSTVKQGEIEAIVIATGVHTFFGKAAHLVDSTNQVGHFQQVLTAIGNFCICSIALGMIVEIIVMYPIQHRRYRSGIDNLLVLLIGGIPIAMPTVLSVTMAIGSHRLSEQGAITKRMTAIEEMAGMDVLCSDKTGTLTLNKLTVDTNLIEVFSKDTDKNTVILLGARASRVENQDAIDACIVGMLGDPKEAREGIQEVHFLPFNPVDKRTAITYIDAEGNWHRVSKGAPEQIIELCNLREDVAKKAHSIIDKFADRGLRSLAVGKQAVPEKNKDSPGGPWEFVGLLPLFDPPRHDSAETIRRALELGVNVKMITGDQLAIGKETGRRLGMGSNMYPSSSLLGQHKDDSIVGLPVDELIEKADGFAGVFPEHKYEIVKRLQDRKHICGMTGDGVNDAPALKRADIGIAVADATDAARSASDIVLTEPGLSVIVSAVLTSRAIFQRMKNYTIYAVSITIRIVLGFMLLALIWKFDFSPFMVLIIAVLNDGTIMTISKDRVKPSPVPDSWKLKEIFATGVVLGTYLAVMTVIFYWAAHASDFFSDNFGVRSIRNNERELIAAVYLQVSIVSQALIFVTRSRSWSYVERPGVLLVVAFLIAQLIATIIAVYAHWDFARIEGIGWGWAGVIWLYSIVFYIPLDILKFIIRYALTGKAWDNITESRVAFTSKKDYGRGEREAQWATAQRTLHGLNPPETDQILNEKNNFRELSELAEQARKRAEVARLRELHTLKGHVESVVKLKGLDIETIQQHYTV from the exons ATGACGAGCCTCGAAGACATCAAGAAGGAGACTGTTGATCTT GAGCGGATTCCTGTTGAAGAAGTGTTCCGAGAATTGAATTGTACAAAGGATGGACTCAGCTCTGAGGAAGGCCAAAAGAGATTGGAAGTTTTTGGCCCAAACAAGTTGGAAGAAAAGAAG GAGAGCAAGGTGCTCAAGTTCTTGGGCTTCATGTGGAACCCTCTTTCATGGGTGATGGAACTAGCTGCCATCATGGCCATTGCATTAGCAAATGGAGGG AATGAGCCACCGGATTGGCAAGATTTTGTGGGTATAGTAGTGCTGTTAATCATAAACTCCACCATCAGTTTTATAGAAGAGAATAATGCAGGAAATGCTGCAGCAGCACTCATGGCAGGTCTTGCCCCTAAAACGAAG GTTCTGAGAGATGGAAGGTGGAGTGAGCAAGATGCTGCTATATTGGTGCCAGGAGACATAATAAGCATCAAATTGGGAGACATCGTCCCAGCTGATGCCCGTCTATTGGAAGGAGATCCCCTCAAGATAGATCAATCAGCACTCACCGGTGAGTCCTTGCCCGTAACTAGGAGCTCCGGCGATGAAGTCTTCTCTGGTTCCACAGTAAAACAGGGAGAGATTGAGGCCATTGTGATTGCCACCGGAGTCCACACCTTCTTCGGTAAGGCTGCTCACCTCGTGGATAGCACTAACCAAGTTGGCCACTTCCAACAG GTGTTGACAGCCATTGGTAACTTCTGCATTTGCTCTATTGCCCTGGGAATGATCGTAGAGATTATAGTCATGTATCCCATTCAGCACCGCAGGTACAGGAGCGGAATTGACAATTTGTTGGTGCTTCTCATTGGAGGAATTCCCATTGCCATGCCAACGGTCTTGTCTGTAACCATGGCTATCGGTTCCCATCGCCTATCGGAGCAAGGTGCTATCACTAAGAGGATGACAGCCATTGAGGAGATGGCCGGCATGGATGTTTTGTGCAGTGACAAAACTGGCACCCTAACATTGAACAAACTCACCGTCGATACCAACTTGATTGAGGTATTCTCCAAAGATACCGATAAGAACACTGTAATTCTTCTTGGAGCTAGGGCCTCCAGGGTTGAAAACCAAGATGCTATTGATGCTTGCATTGTAGGAATGTTGGGTGATCCAAAGGAG GCAAGAGAGGGCATTCAAGAGGTGCATTTCCTTCCCTTCAATCCAGTGGATAAGCGTACAGCCATAACATACATTGACGCTGAGGGTAACTGGCACCGAGTAAGCAAAGGGGCACCAGAGCAG ATTATTGAACTCTGCAACCTCCGGGAAGATGTGGCAAAGAAGGCACATTCCATTATTGATAAGTTTGCTGACCGCGGGCTCCGCTCCCTTGCTGTTGGCAAACAA GCAGTACCAGAGAAGAACAAGGACAGCCCAGGAGGACCATGGGAATTTGTAGGGTTGTTGCCTCTGTTTGACCCACCCAGGCATGACAGCGCAGAGACCATCAGGCGTGCTCTCGAGTTGGGAGTGAATGTTAAGATGATCACCGGTGACCAGTTGGCCATTGGTAAGGAGACTGGTCGCAGGCTTGGCATGGGAAGTAACATGTACCCCTCCTCCTCCCTCCTTGGTCAGCACAAAGATGATTCCATTGTTGGCCTTCCTGTTGATGAGCTTATTGAGAAGGCTGATGGCTTTGCTGGCGTCTTCCCTG AGCACAAGTATGAGATTGTAAAGAGACTCCAGGACAGGAAGCACATTTGTGGGATGACTGGGGATGGTGTGAATGATGCTCCAGCCTTGAAAAGAGCAGACATCGGAATTGCAGTGGCTGATGCAACCGATGCGGCACGAAGTGCCTCCGACATAGTGCTCACAGAACCAGGGTTGAGTGTGATTGTGAGTGCAGTTCTGACCAGCAGAGCCATCTTCCAGAGAATGAAGAACTACACCATATATGCTGTTTCCATAACAATTCGGATCGTGTTGGGCTTCATGCTGCTTGCTCTCATCTGGAAATTCGACTTCTCGCCTTTTATGGTTTTGATCATTGCTGTACTAAACGATGGCACCATCATGACCATTTCCAAGGATAGGGTGAAGCCATCTCCCGTACCAGACTCGTGGAAGCTTAAGGAGATTTTCGCCACAGGCGTCGTGCTTGGTACCTACCTAGCCGTTATGACAGTTATTTTCTATTGGGCTGCTCATGCATCCGATTTCTTCTCG GACAATTTTGGTGTGAGATCCATTAGGAACAACGAACGCGAGCTGATAGCAGCAGTTTACCTTCAAGTGAGTATTGTGAGTCAGGCTCTGATCTTCGTGACTCGATCGAGGAGCTGGTCTTACGTTGAACGCCCCGGCGTCTTGCTTGTTGTTGCCTTCCTCATTGCACAGCTG ATTGCGACCATCATAGCTGTGTATGCACACTGGGATTTTGCGAGGATTGAAGGGATTGGATGGGGCTGGGCTGGTGTCATTTGGCTTTACAGCATTGTTTTCTACATTCCATTGGATATCCTTAAATTCATCATCCGATATGCTTTGACCGGCAAGGCTTGGGATAACATCACCGAGAGCAGG GTTGCTTTCACCTCCAAGAAGGACTacggaaggggagagagagaggcaCAGTGGGCCACAGCACAACGCACACTTCATGGCCTCAATCCTCCTGAAACAGATCAAATACTGAATGAAAAGAACAACTTCAGGGAGCTGTCCGAACTCGCAGAACAGGCAAGAAAGCGTGCTGAAGTTGCCAGGTTGAGGGAGCTCCACACACTCAAGGGCCACGTGGAGTCTGTTGTCAAACTCAAGGGCCTTGACATTGAGACTATTCAACAGCATTACACCGTTTGA